Proteins found in one Bacillus sp. BGMRC 2118 genomic segment:
- a CDS encoding type IV pilus twitching motility protein PilT: MKDRIEHILRAAFELKASDIHLTVGVQPIMRIHGELKKYGKDVLKPEDTEQMAKEIIPDATWETFLEKGELDFSYGIPGVSRFRINAYKQRACIAMAIRIVPTTIPTLEDLEMPDTLRKVASKPQGLVLVTGPTGSGKSTTLAAMINYLNQTTRKHIITLEDPIEYLHKHGNCIIDQREIGFDTQNFANGLRASLRQDPDVILVGELRDLETIHTAITAAETGHLVFGTLHTSSAPSTIDRIIDVFPAAQQPQIRIQLASVLVSIISQRLFPKKDGTGRVAATEILVNNAAIANLIRNEKIHQIKSVLQTSKSAGMHTLETSVKEFVQAGIITNEVAEHHLQEYEANA, from the coding sequence ATGAAAGATCGAATTGAACATATATTAAGAGCGGCATTTGAACTAAAAGCTTCTGATATTCATCTGACCGTGGGTGTACAGCCGATTATGAGAATTCACGGTGAACTAAAGAAATATGGGAAAGACGTATTGAAGCCTGAAGACACAGAACAAATGGCAAAAGAGATCATCCCTGATGCGACATGGGAAACCTTTCTCGAAAAAGGAGAGCTTGATTTCTCTTATGGAATCCCAGGTGTTTCCAGGTTTAGAATTAATGCATACAAACAACGTGCGTGTATTGCCATGGCAATACGGATTGTGCCAACAACGATTCCTACATTAGAGGATTTGGAGATGCCTGATACGCTTAGAAAGGTTGCGTCAAAGCCACAAGGTCTAGTACTTGTAACAGGTCCAACAGGTAGCGGGAAATCGACAACACTTGCGGCAATGATTAATTACTTAAATCAAACAACCCGAAAACATATTATTACGCTAGAAGATCCGATTGAGTATCTTCATAAGCATGGAAATTGCATCATTGACCAACGTGAAATCGGGTTTGATACACAAAATTTCGCGAATGGATTACGTGCATCATTACGACAAGATCCAGACGTTATCTTAGTTGGAGAGCTTCGTGATTTAGAAACAATTCACACAGCGATTACTGCTGCAGAAACCGGTCACTTAGTGTTTGGTACTCTTCATACATCAAGTGCTCCATCAACAATTGACCGTATTATCGATGTGTTCCCGGCAGCACAGCAGCCACAAATTCGAATTCAACTAGCGTCTGTTTTAGTATCAATTATTTCGCAACGATTGTTTCCGAAAAAAGATGGAACAGGTCGTGTCGCAGCAACAGAAATATTGGTGAACAATGCCGCGATTGCGAATTTAATTCGAAACGAAAAGATCCATCAAATAAAAAGCGTGCTTCAAACAAGTAAATCTGCTGGTATGCACACATTAGAAACAAGTGTGAAGGAGTTTGTACAAGCCGGTATTATTACGAATGAAGTCGCAGAACATCACCTACAGGAGTATGAGGCCAATGCCTAG
- a CDS encoding type II secretion system F family protein produces MPRYKYEGRSAKGKVDGIITSPSKREALVQLREQGIRIFEVVEIQETLLTKELTFGNPVKLEHFVIYLRQFGTLLKAGISVVDATKILSQQTASKHLKRTLLDVEEDLRSGVALSQAAAKHKKVFTPMFINMVRAGEASGNLDETLERLADHYEKQHYTKQKIVSALAYPIVVAVIAVAVVIFLLVQVVPTFVGMFEGFNAELPLITQLVLNASDFMQKFWWLFIILAIVVYFAFIGLKQQKSTRYYLHYIQLKIPIFGPMFQKAAIARMTRTLSSLFSSSVPILQAISIVENVVENEVLAKVLNESKDSLERGVSLTEPMKKHWAFPPLVTQMIAIGEETGSLDAMLGKVADFYEKEVESTTDRLKSLIEPLMIVFLAGIVGTIVTAIIVPMFDIFNKINY; encoded by the coding sequence ATGCCTAGGTATAAATATGAAGGACGTTCAGCTAAAGGAAAAGTGGATGGTATTATTACAAGTCCCTCTAAACGAGAAGCATTAGTACAGCTTCGTGAACAAGGCATCCGTATTTTTGAGGTTGTGGAAATACAAGAAACACTGCTTACAAAAGAATTAACATTTGGAAATCCTGTAAAACTAGAGCATTTCGTTATCTACTTGCGACAGTTTGGTACGTTACTAAAAGCAGGGATATCCGTAGTGGATGCAACAAAAATTCTAAGTCAACAAACGGCGAGCAAGCATTTGAAACGAACACTGTTGGATGTAGAGGAAGATTTACGTTCCGGTGTGGCGCTTTCTCAAGCAGCAGCGAAGCATAAAAAAGTATTTACACCGATGTTCATCAATATGGTACGAGCCGGAGAGGCGAGTGGTAATTTAGATGAGACATTAGAACGATTAGCAGACCATTATGAAAAGCAGCATTACACAAAGCAAAAAATTGTATCAGCTCTTGCCTATCCGATTGTAGTAGCCGTCATTGCAGTTGCGGTTGTGATCTTTCTATTAGTACAAGTTGTTCCAACGTTTGTGGGAATGTTCGAAGGCTTTAATGCAGAGCTCCCATTAATTACACAACTAGTATTAAATGCCAGTGATTTCATGCAGAAATTTTGGTGGTTATTTATTATATTAGCGATTGTTGTGTATTTTGCTTTCATAGGGCTAAAGCAGCAAAAATCAACACGCTACTATTTACATTATATTCAATTGAAAATCCCGATTTTTGGACCCATGTTTCAAAAAGCAGCAATTGCGAGAATGACGAGAACATTAAGCTCTCTATTTTCAAGTTCTGTTCCGATCCTACAAGCCATTTCGATTGTTGAAAACGTTGTAGAAAATGAAGTGTTGGCAAAAGTGCTAAATGAGTCTAAAGACTCATTAGAACGTGGTGTTTCACTAACAGAGCCAATGAAAAAGCACTGGGCATTTCCACCTCTTGTTACACAGATGATTGCGATTGGGGAAGAGACAGGTTCGCTAGATGCAATGCTAGGAAAAGTAGCTGATTTCTATGAAAAAGAAGTAGAAAGCACAACAGATCGTTTAAAATCGCTAATTGAACCGTTAATGATAGTGTTTCTAGCAGGAATTGTCGGAACAATTGTAACAGCCATCATTGTTCCGATGTTCGACATATTTAACAAAATTAACTATTAA
- a CDS encoding prepilin-type N-terminal cleavage/methylation domain-containing protein: MLRNVRKMFKDQKGLTLIELLAVVVILGIIAAIAVPAIGNIIDNTREDAVIAEGIQIINGAKIAYASQVGTAADGTTTITAAQLADFVDNVSEDTEYTVTVTNGVFTLVDHISADFVTNAQNNTTVTEQELIAGQ, from the coding sequence ATGTTACGTAACGTACGTAAAATGTTTAAAGATCAAAAAGGTTTAACACTTATCGAATTACTAGCAGTAGTTGTTATTTTAGGAATTATTGCTGCGATTGCAGTACCTGCGATTGGAAATATCATTGATAATACTCGTGAAGATGCAGTGATTGCAGAAGGAATACAAATTATTAACGGAGCAAAAATAGCTTATGCTTCTCAAGTAGGTACAGCTGCAGATGGAACAACAACTATTACAGCAGCACAATTAGCAGATTTTGTTGATAATGTTTCTGAAGATACTGAATATACTGTAACTGTTACTAATGGAGTATTCACACTAGTTGATCATATTTCTGCAGATTTTGTAACCAATGCACAGAACAATACTACAGTCACTGAACAAGAACTAATTGCTGGACAATAG
- a CDS encoding prepilin peptidase — translation MTLFLYTYIFIVGLVLGSFYNVVGLRVPNNESIVKPRSACPRCHSTLTPLQLIPVFSYLFQGGKCRTCKTTISPLYPMMELATGVLFVAAPLIMGWSLELFVAWTFISLLVIIFVSDIKYMIIPDKVLIVFAVLLLAERLLLSPLTPWWDSLVGATVGIGMLMFIILISKGGMGGGDMKLFGVIGIVLGWKLVLLAFFLSTLIGTLLAMIGLVIGKVKRGQPFPFGPSIVIGSLITYFYGEHMISWYINFIVNGF, via the coding sequence ATGACACTATTCCTCTACACCTATATCTTCATAGTAGGCCTAGTCCTTGGCTCCTTTTACAACGTTGTTGGATTACGAGTCCCAAACAATGAATCGATTGTAAAGCCGCGTTCTGCCTGCCCTCGCTGTCATTCAACACTCACTCCTCTTCAATTAATCCCCGTGTTTTCTTATTTGTTTCAAGGTGGTAAGTGTCGTACGTGTAAGACTACAATTTCTCCATTATATCCAATGATGGAGCTTGCAACTGGAGTGTTATTTGTAGCTGCACCACTTATTATGGGGTGGAGCTTGGAACTTTTTGTTGCCTGGACGTTTATTTCACTGTTGGTGATCATCTTTGTTTCCGATATAAAATATATGATCATCCCTGACAAAGTGCTAATTGTGTTTGCGGTCTTGCTTTTAGCTGAGAGGCTTTTGTTATCTCCGTTAACGCCATGGTGGGATTCCTTGGTTGGAGCAACTGTTGGGATTGGAATGTTGATGTTCATTATATTAATTAGCAAAGGTGGCATGGGTGGTGGTGACATGAAGTTGTTTGGTGTCATTGGCATCGTGCTTGGTTGGAAGCTTGTGTTGCTTGCCTTTTTTCTATCTACACTTATTGGTACATTGCTTGCGATGATTGGATTAGTGATAGGGAAAGTCAAACGAGGACAACCTTTCCCATTTGGTCCATCAATTGTGATTGGCTCATTGATTACGTATTTTTACGGTGAACATATGATTTCATGGTATATCAATTTTATAGTTAACGGATTTTAG
- a CDS encoding pilus assembly protein PilM, with amino-acid sequence MVFSLLTGSSRPISIIIKDHVIRFVELKSTTPLVIQRSGERTLPNGLIKEGKIIDRETLVMILEEVIQDWGIKNRRIQFIVPDSYVVIRKVEVPLDVMDDEIRGYLYYELGTSIHLPFENSVIDYALIGKNEEKKSVILFASPEEVVTEYTELFQEVKLKPVVADISPLSLYRLYFLNDQSRSDERLLFVQFDVTSVNLSILEDYKPIFMRHLVMEESEVESNDLTSPLQDYYREIERVMSFYQFSLNKGNQRITKVVVTGDHPMLQQIVKDISSLVDLPVEPLPIHDSSELSNGFQLVVGLALKEV; translated from the coding sequence ATGGTATTTTCATTACTCACTGGCTCAAGCAGGCCAATCAGCATCATCATCAAAGATCATGTTATTCGATTTGTTGAATTGAAAAGCACGACTCCTCTCGTTATTCAACGCTCAGGAGAAAGAACATTACCAAACGGTTTGATTAAGGAAGGGAAAATCATCGACCGTGAAACGCTTGTGATGATTTTAGAAGAAGTCATCCAAGATTGGGGAATCAAAAACCGTAGAATTCAATTTATCGTGCCAGATTCCTATGTGGTCATCCGTAAAGTAGAAGTACCTCTTGATGTGATGGATGATGAAATTAGAGGGTATTTATATTATGAACTAGGCACTAGCATTCATCTTCCATTTGAAAATTCCGTTATTGATTATGCACTGATTGGAAAGAACGAAGAGAAAAAGTCGGTCATATTGTTTGCTTCCCCTGAAGAGGTTGTGACTGAATATACGGAATTATTTCAAGAAGTAAAGCTGAAGCCAGTTGTGGCTGATATTTCACCACTTAGCTTATACCGATTGTATTTCTTGAATGACCAATCCAGAAGTGATGAACGTTTATTGTTCGTACAGTTTGATGTTACTTCTGTTAATCTTAGTATTCTAGAAGATTATAAACCAATTTTTATGAGACATTTAGTTATGGAAGAGAGTGAAGTAGAGTCAAACGACTTAACATCACCATTACAGGATTATTACCGAGAAATTGAACGAGTGATGAGCTTCTATCAATTCTCGTTAAACAAAGGAAATCAACGTATTACGAAGGTGGTTGTTACGGGAGATCATCCAATGCTTCAGCAAATTGTGAAGGACATCTCATCACTTGTCGACCTTCCTGTTGAACCACTGCCAATACATGATTCAAGTGAATTATCAAACGGATTTCAGCTAGTTGTTGGACTAGCGTTAAAAGAGGTGTAA
- a CDS encoding pilus assembly protein PilO: MVLQFTKKQLILLVSGIVVIGLIYFGVYYLTSSKWTTQKELLSSSINVEDQQIVQLEKKIKSSETETLESTLHLQRKLPVEPIVEQLILDLEKAETVSKSFISSINFTEGSFGDESTLEQFQEFQQKDEDRVEDVTDESKEESSKTPEQSDSTQEGTQESSELTSLGIEKLELTLTVESPSYFEMRTFLNTIENLTRIVRVEELTFTGLEELTSLDQTVQTVKYTVVLSTFYYPELEDLKDQLPQMDTPKPADKVNPLSNYTPKKDDN; the protein is encoded by the coding sequence ATGGTCCTCCAATTTACGAAAAAACAACTTATTTTACTAGTCTCTGGAATCGTTGTAATTGGCTTAATCTACTTTGGCGTGTACTATCTGACATCTTCAAAGTGGACAACGCAAAAGGAACTTCTTAGTTCCTCGATCAACGTTGAGGATCAGCAAATTGTTCAACTTGAAAAGAAGATCAAGTCTAGTGAAACAGAAACACTGGAAAGTACGCTTCACTTGCAGCGTAAGCTTCCTGTTGAACCGATTGTGGAGCAGCTAATTCTAGATTTAGAAAAAGCCGAAACTGTTTCGAAAAGCTTTATCTCAAGTATCAATTTTACCGAGGGATCCTTCGGTGATGAAAGTACACTTGAGCAATTTCAAGAGTTTCAGCAAAAGGATGAAGATCGCGTGGAGGATGTAACAGATGAATCAAAAGAGGAATCTAGTAAAACTCCAGAACAATCTGATTCAACACAGGAAGGAACTCAGGAATCTTCAGAACTCACGAGTTTAGGAATTGAGAAGCTGGAGTTAACACTAACGGTAGAATCTCCTTCATATTTTGAAATGAGAACCTTCTTAAATACAATTGAGAACTTAACAAGAATTGTCAGAGTGGAAGAGTTAACGTTTACTGGATTAGAAGAATTAACATCTCTTGACCAAACGGTTCAAACAGTAAAATATACTGTCGTTCTTTCGACATTTTATTATCCTGAGTTGGAAGATTTAAAGGACCAGCTGCCACAAATGGATACGCCAAAGCCTGCGGATAAGGTAAATCCTTTATCCAATTACACACCGAAAAAAGATGACAATTAA